A single Mercenaria mercenaria strain notata chromosome 9, MADL_Memer_1, whole genome shotgun sequence DNA region contains:
- the LOC123546956 gene encoding uncharacterized protein LOC123546956 isoform X2, whose protein sequence is MRGSYTVYTIGQDDSNDNNNDSNAAKLNKDLKEFKHLDTGWSYMLLFASFGTCCLIGANNYGTGIIHKILLERYNESVVLTSWSGSLQLALMCLSAPLSSAVIDKYSCRMSVILSGILFVCGYWATTFAPNMKVAILTCGVSAGIFFGSGYVLVSPMCSYFVDIQFSSAAIGFVLFFGGAGSLVGPMFAGVLLDNSGTYDQCLYSAGCLVFTASVLGIFTSCYRRKERQTFNEADSVCLSYCPK, encoded by the exons ATGAGAGGAAGTTATACTGTTTATACAATTGGACAGGATGATTCTAATGATAACAACAATGATTCAAATGCTGCTAAATTAAACAAAGACTTAAAGGAGTTTAAGCATTTGGATACAGGGTGGTCTTATATGTTACTATTTGCCAGTTTTGGAACCTGCTGCTTAATTGGAGCTAATAATTACGGAACAGGGATCATCCACAAAATACTGCTGGAAAGATACAATGAAAGTGTAGTTTTAACATCGTGGTCTGGATCGCTACAGTTAGCCTTGATGTGTCTGTCAG CTCCCCTGTCAAGTGCAGTAATAGACAAGTATAGCTGTCGGATGTCTGTGATTTTGTCAGGTATTCTGTTTGTCTGTGGATATTGGGCAACTACGTTCGCACCAAACATGAAAGTAGCAATACTTACGTGTGGAGTATCTGCAG gAATTTTCTTTGGCAGTGGTTATGTGCTAGTTTCTCCTATGTGTTCATATTTTGTTGACATTCAATTTTCATCAGCGGCTATTGGTTTTGTGTTATTCTTCGGAGGAGCTGGCTCCCTTGTTGGACCAATGTTTGCAG gcGTTTTACTTGACAACAGTGGTACTTACGACCAATGCCTTTACTCTGCAG GATGTTTGGTTTTTACGGCATCTGTTTTGGGCATATTTACATCATGTTACCGGCGAAAAGAAAGACAAACTTTCAACGAAGCTGACTCTGTATGCCTCAGCTACTGTCCcaaataa
- the LOC123546956 gene encoding monocarboxylate transporter 9-like isoform X1, producing the protein MRGSYTVYTIGQDDSNDNNNDSNAAKLNKDLKEFKHLDTGWSYMLLFASFGTCCLIGANNYGTGIIHKILLERYNESVVLTSWSGSLQLALMCLSAPLSSAVIDKYSCRMSVILSGILFVCGYWATTFAPNMKVAILTCGVSAGIAAGLGYTASIVAIGFNFRKRKHIALGITLSGMGAGIFAFAPLMDLAHSHYGPTGFFIVMATISANVITFGTLYFPSSLEIYTHKQRDIDSESANKDKQLVGILKMYSQSVVKKPIVLLSIAMFAFCGGTDLIFLNLPTFVVSKGFTSIQAALFVSLNGILSVVGRFITGLLASFKKVNVIWLYSGCLSIVAVATVIYPFIANYFIGHILFNLILGIFFGSGYVLVSPMCSYFVDIQFSSAAIGFVLFFGGAGSLVGPMFAGVLLDNSGTYDQCLYSAGCLVFTASVLGIFTSCYRRKERQTFNEADSVCLSYCPK; encoded by the exons ATGAGAGGAAGTTATACTGTTTATACAATTGGACAGGATGATTCTAATGATAACAACAATGATTCAAATGCTGCTAAATTAAACAAAGACTTAAAGGAGTTTAAGCATTTGGATACAGGGTGGTCTTATATGTTACTATTTGCCAGTTTTGGAACCTGCTGCTTAATTGGAGCTAATAATTACGGAACAGGGATCATCCACAAAATACTGCTGGAAAGATACAATGAAAGTGTAGTTTTAACATCGTGGTCTGGATCGCTACAGTTAGCCTTGATGTGTCTGTCAG CTCCCCTGTCAAGTGCAGTAATAGACAAGTATAGCTGTCGGATGTCTGTGATTTTGTCAGGTATTCTGTTTGTCTGTGGATATTGGGCAACTACGTTCGCACCAAACATGAAAGTAGCAATACTTACGTGTGGAGTATCTGCAG GGATTGCTGCAGGGTTGGGTTATACCGCAAGTATAGTTGCCATCGGATTCAACTTTAGAAAGAGAAAACATATTGCATTAGGAATAACCTTGTCCGGAATGGGCGCTGGAATCTTTGCGTTTGCTCCCCTTATGGATTTGGCACATTCACACTATGGACCAACTGGCTTTTTCATTGTCATGGCAACAATATCAGCAAATGTTATTACTTTCGGCACTCTCTATTTTCCTAGTTCactagaaatatatacacataaacaGCGTGACATAGACTCTGAATCGgcaaataaagataaacaacTTGTcggaattttaaaaatgtattcccAGTCGGTTGTTAAGAAACCTATAGTTCTACTATCTATAGCTATGTTTGCCTTTTGTGGTGGCACAGACTTGATATTTCTAAATTTACCGACTTTTGTAGTATCTAAAGGGTTTACATCCATTCAAGCAGCATTATTTGTATCTTTAAATGGAATATTGTCTGTTGTTGGACGTTTCATTACAGGCCTTCTGGCAAGTTTTAAGAAAGTCAATGTAATTTGGTTGTATTCTGGCTGTTTAAGCATAGTTGCCGTAGCCACAGTGATATATCCGTTCATTGCGAACTACTTTATAggtcatattttgtttaatttaattttaggAATTTTCTTTGGCAGTGGTTATGTGCTAGTTTCTCCTATGTGTTCATATTTTGTTGACATTCAATTTTCATCAGCGGCTATTGGTTTTGTGTTATTCTTCGGAGGAGCTGGCTCCCTTGTTGGACCAATGTTTGCAG gcGTTTTACTTGACAACAGTGGTACTTACGACCAATGCCTTTACTCTGCAG GATGTTTGGTTTTTACGGCATCTGTTTTGGGCATATTTACATCATGTTACCGGCGAAAAGAAAGACAAACTTTCAACGAAGCTGACTCTGTATGCCTCAGCTACTGTCCcaaataa